A stretch of Spirosoma oryzicola DNA encodes these proteins:
- a CDS encoding TonB-dependent receptor — protein sequence MTIWIQMQHRLLKIMRVSFYLFFVVTVFATMARAHDTYGQELLNRRVSLQLSNLTVEQAISRIGKEADVKFMYNPRIFGQQRINTVTFNNERLSAVLDAILGPASVTYEVGGKTIILKRAANAAQAENESTSPNVVKPVPPITVTGRVLDEKGAGLPGATVLFKGTSNVGTATDIDGRFTLNVPDGNGTLVISSISYTTQEVAINNRTTLPDVQLVSDVKSLNEVVVVGYGTQRKKDLTGAVAVVNVAELQQQPTAQITNQLQGRASGVTVLGSGQPGEAPQIRIRGLNTFGNNQPLYVVDGVPTQNINDINPNDVASMQVLKDAGSASIYGSRAANGVIIITTRRGTGKVKVQYDAYYGMQYPKGGNVWNLLDPQETAQLKFNALRNANPNVAINDPLYGSGATPVLPDYIAPQGAKEGDPAVDPSRYSVNPNYTTIAQYNAFNRITRANKAGTDWFHEIFRPAPITSHNLAVSGGSNQGNYLFSFNYFNQQGTLLNTYLKRYTIRSNSQYNIRENIRVGENLAFSVTDNPRINALQEGSAIGMAFREQRIIPVYDIMGNYAGGYGQGLGNATNPVAIQQRTANNRGLSNRLFGNVYAEVDFLKDFTARTSFGGELFMGNFNSFSYPTYENQENTTTNSYTENTFSGYNWTWTNTVQYQHNFNNTHDLKVLVGTEAYQNRGRNVGGTTQDYLSFDPNATTLSSGFGTPTNYSSRYRDALFSLIGRVDYTLKDKYLLGATIRRDGSSRFLNYQYGWFPAVSAGWRLSQESFMSGLTWLNDLKIRGGYGIMGNQLNVDAANSFTTYGPDRTSSFYSVNGSNQSNAAGVQRTRIGNPDARWEKNINANIGFDASLWKGKLDLTVDYYNKEVRDLLYTLELAGTAGLGTAPAVNVAHMRNQGIDLAASSNFNVTNDLKLNATLTFTTYNNKIVSLAEGVDYFDQEGRRFNGSYIVRNAVGHSIGQFFGYKTAGFWNSQEEINQANAQAQQATGNASAVYQNDVAVGRFRYADTNGDGQITEADRTYLGNPNPKFSYGLNLGATYKKFDFSIFFYGTQGNDIWNNVRWWTDFNANFQGAKSQTALYDSWTPDNHNAKAPIQETVGSFSSANVPNSYFVENGSYLRAKNAQIGYTLPASTLKKLGIERLRVYVQSANLFTITKYSGLDPEIGTTANTNNSSGGSLNQSFSNTTSFGIDEGVYPNQRQFLFGLNVTF from the coding sequence ATGACAATTTGGATACAAATGCAGCACAGGCTGCTCAAAATTATGCGAGTCAGTTTTTACCTGTTTTTCGTCGTGACGGTGTTTGCTACGATGGCACGGGCGCATGACACGTATGGTCAGGAATTACTTAATCGACGGGTGAGTCTCCAGCTTTCGAACCTGACCGTTGAACAGGCAATCAGCCGTATTGGCAAAGAAGCGGATGTAAAGTTCATGTACAATCCGCGCATTTTCGGCCAGCAACGAATCAATACCGTTACCTTCAACAACGAACGGCTTTCGGCGGTGCTGGACGCGATACTGGGACCCGCTTCTGTTACGTATGAAGTAGGCGGCAAAACGATTATTCTGAAACGAGCAGCGAATGCGGCTCAGGCTGAAAATGAGTCGACCAGCCCAAACGTCGTAAAACCCGTTCCGCCCATTACCGTCACGGGCCGGGTTCTCGATGAAAAAGGAGCGGGCTTACCCGGAGCTACCGTCCTCTTCAAAGGCACGAGCAACGTTGGGACAGCCACGGACATCGATGGACGGTTCACCTTGAATGTACCCGATGGCAACGGTACGCTGGTTATTTCATCGATCAGCTACACAACGCAGGAAGTGGCCATCAACAACCGGACGACGTTGCCCGATGTGCAACTCGTGTCAGACGTAAAGTCATTGAACGAAGTCGTTGTCGTGGGGTACGGTACGCAGCGGAAGAAAGACCTAACCGGTGCCGTAGCGGTTGTCAACGTAGCCGAACTACAGCAACAGCCTACCGCGCAAATCACTAACCAGTTGCAAGGACGGGCTTCGGGCGTAACGGTGCTTGGTTCGGGGCAGCCGGGCGAAGCGCCACAAATCCGCATCCGGGGCCTAAACACGTTTGGCAATAACCAACCGCTGTACGTTGTCGATGGCGTACCGACGCAGAATATCAACGACATCAACCCGAACGACGTTGCGTCCATGCAGGTTCTGAAAGATGCCGGTTCGGCTTCGATCTACGGTTCGCGGGCGGCCAACGGTGTGATCATCATTACCACTCGTCGGGGAACGGGTAAGGTCAAGGTTCAGTACGATGCTTATTACGGGATGCAGTACCCAAAAGGTGGTAACGTCTGGAATCTGCTTGATCCACAGGAAACTGCCCAATTGAAGTTCAACGCGCTACGGAACGCAAACCCAAATGTAGCCATCAACGACCCACTCTACGGTAGTGGCGCTACACCGGTACTGCCTGATTACATTGCCCCACAGGGCGCAAAAGAAGGTGATCCGGCTGTAGATCCTTCCCGGTACAGTGTCAATCCAAATTATACGACCATAGCGCAGTATAACGCGTTTAACCGGATTACTCGTGCGAATAAAGCCGGTACGGACTGGTTTCATGAGATTTTTAGACCCGCACCGATCACCAGCCATAACCTCGCCGTTAGCGGTGGTAGCAATCAGGGAAATTACCTGTTCTCGTTCAATTACTTCAATCAACAGGGTACGTTGCTTAATACGTATCTGAAACGATACACGATTCGTTCAAACAGCCAGTACAACATTCGCGAGAACATTCGGGTGGGTGAAAACCTGGCTTTCTCCGTGACCGACAACCCACGTATCAACGCCTTGCAGGAAGGTAGCGCCATTGGGATGGCCTTCCGGGAGCAGCGTATCATTCCGGTGTATGACATCATGGGTAATTACGCGGGTGGTTACGGCCAGGGCTTGGGTAATGCGACTAATCCGGTGGCGATTCAGCAACGGACGGCCAATAATCGGGGACTAAGCAACCGTCTGTTCGGTAACGTGTATGCAGAGGTAGACTTCTTGAAAGATTTCACGGCCCGCACCAGCTTCGGCGGTGAATTGTTCATGGGTAATTTCAACTCGTTCTCCTACCCGACCTACGAGAATCAGGAAAACACAACGACCAACTCCTACACGGAGAACACCTTCAGCGGCTATAACTGGACCTGGACCAACACGGTACAATACCAGCATAACTTCAACAATACGCACGATCTGAAAGTGTTGGTAGGAACGGAAGCGTACCAAAACCGGGGGCGGAACGTAGGAGGAACCACCCAGGATTACCTGTCTTTTGACCCCAATGCAACCACACTCTCATCCGGATTTGGTACACCAACCAATTACAGTAGCCGCTATCGGGATGCTTTGTTTTCACTGATCGGCCGGGTCGATTACACGTTGAAAGACAAATACCTGCTGGGCGCTACCATTCGTCGTGATGGTTCGTCGCGCTTCCTGAACTACCAGTACGGCTGGTTCCCGGCGGTGAGTGCTGGCTGGCGGCTTTCGCAGGAAAGCTTCATGAGTGGCTTGACCTGGCTGAATGACTTGAAAATTCGGGGGGGCTATGGTATCATGGGTAACCAGCTCAACGTTGACGCGGCCAACTCATTTACTACGTATGGACCGGATCGTACGTCTTCTTTCTATTCGGTTAATGGCTCAAATCAATCGAATGCGGCTGGCGTTCAACGGACGCGCATCGGTAATCCTGATGCCAGGTGGGAAAAGAATATCAACGCCAACATCGGTTTTGATGCCAGCTTGTGGAAAGGTAAACTTGACCTGACCGTCGATTATTACAACAAAGAAGTTCGCGACCTGCTGTATACCCTTGAACTGGCCGGAACGGCTGGCCTGGGAACCGCTCCGGCGGTGAACGTTGCGCACATGCGGAACCAGGGGATTGACCTTGCCGCTTCCAGCAACTTCAACGTTACGAATGACCTGAAGCTAAACGCCACGCTAACGTTCACGACCTATAACAACAAGATCGTGTCCTTAGCCGAAGGTGTCGATTACTTCGATCAGGAAGGTCGCCGGTTCAACGGTAGCTACATCGTTCGTAACGCCGTAGGGCATTCCATCGGACAGTTCTTTGGCTACAAGACCGCTGGTTTCTGGAATTCGCAGGAAGAAATCAACCAGGCTAACGCACAGGCGCAACAAGCGACGGGTAACGCGAGCGCTGTTTACCAGAACGATGTAGCCGTGGGCCGCTTCCGGTACGCGGACACCAATGGCGATGGCCAGATCACCGAAGCCGACCGGACGTACCTGGGTAATCCAAACCCAAAATTCAGCTACGGTCTGAACCTGGGCGCTACGTACAAAAAGTTTGATTTCAGCATCTTCTTCTACGGAACGCAGGGTAACGACATCTGGAACAACGTCAGATGGTGGACCGATTTCAACGCCAACTTCCAGGGTGCCAAAAGCCAGACCGCTTTGTATGATTCCTGGACGCCCGATAACCACAACGCTAAAGCACCGATTCAGGAAACGGTTGGTTCATTCAGTTCGGCGAACGTGCCCAACTCGTACTTTGTAGAAAATGGCTCGTACCTGCGGGCTAAAAACGCCCAGATTGGCTACACGCTACCGGCCAGTACCCTGAAAAAATTAGGTATCGAACGGCTTCGGGTCTACGTTCAGTCGGCCAACCTGTTTACGATCACGAAGTATTCGGGACTTGATCCAGAAATCGGAACAACGGCGAATACCAACAACAGCTCAGGCGGTAGCCTGAACCAGTCGTTCTCGAACACGACCTCGTTTGGTATCGATGAAGGGGTTTACCCGAACCAGCGCCAGTTCTTATTCGGCCTGAATGTGACGTTCTAA
- a CDS encoding RagB/SusD family nutrient uptake outer membrane protein, whose protein sequence is MKIPQYITVLAVMAVGLTFDSCKESLEIPAQGSLSGETLTTQSGINALLTGAYAALDGQYNNGSALNLSGTDAWQASPSNWTYGSIAGGEAHKGSDGSDQPAIDAIAKFTADASNGFFNGKWRTVYEGVNRTNTVLRVLGQAQGISQTDQTSFSAQARFLRGHYYFELKKMWNKVPWIDESVETATASVQTNTEDIWPKIEADFKYAMDNLPASQSDVGRVNKWAAASYLAKTYLYEHKYAEAKALFDQIIGQGVTSNGLKYALVTKFHDNFDAATENNSESVFAIQMVANDGTGTIANANQGDMLNFPYGNSPFRCCGFYQPSQDLANSYRTDATGLPYLSDYNSHPVKNDQGISSTQPFTPDAGTLDPRIDWTIGRRGIPYLDWGNHPGADWIRSPGQTYAGPYSPKKNIYMQATQDQYADNHSWAPGTAINLNIIRYADVLLMAAEAEAQLGNFEQAQTYVNQVRARAANPVNFVYKYSNDATPLAGYSTTPAANYKITAYPAGTFAGLGKTGALNAIYFERKLELATEGHRFFDLVRWGIAETVLNNYFNYESTITTDIRGGHFTAGKNDYYPIPQRQIDLSTSSGKSSLTQNPGYN, encoded by the coding sequence ATGAAAATACCTCAGTATATAACAGTCCTTGCGGTCATGGCCGTCGGATTAACCTTCGATTCCTGCAAAGAAAGTCTTGAAATTCCCGCTCAAGGTTCGCTAAGCGGAGAGACCCTGACGACGCAGAGTGGTATCAATGCCTTACTGACCGGCGCTTATGCCGCGCTCGACGGGCAATACAACAATGGATCAGCCTTGAACTTGAGTGGCACAGACGCCTGGCAGGCTTCACCCAGTAACTGGACCTATGGTAGTATCGCCGGTGGCGAAGCCCATAAAGGCAGTGACGGTAGCGATCAACCCGCGATTGACGCTATTGCTAAGTTCACGGCGGATGCCAGTAATGGTTTCTTTAACGGAAAATGGCGAACGGTGTACGAAGGCGTAAACCGTACCAACACTGTTCTGCGAGTGCTGGGCCAAGCACAGGGCATTTCCCAAACTGACCAGACAAGCTTCTCAGCGCAGGCTCGTTTTCTGCGAGGTCATTATTACTTCGAATTGAAGAAGATGTGGAACAAGGTGCCCTGGATTGACGAATCCGTTGAAACAGCAACGGCCAGTGTCCAGACCAATACCGAAGATATCTGGCCCAAGATTGAAGCCGATTTTAAGTATGCGATGGATAATCTGCCCGCTTCGCAATCGGACGTGGGCCGGGTCAATAAGTGGGCAGCCGCTTCCTATCTGGCGAAAACGTACCTGTACGAGCACAAATACGCCGAAGCCAAAGCGCTTTTTGATCAGATCATCGGCCAGGGCGTAACCAGCAACGGCTTGAAATACGCCCTGGTGACCAAGTTCCATGACAATTTCGATGCGGCTACCGAGAACAACTCGGAATCGGTCTTTGCCATTCAGATGGTTGCCAACGACGGAACGGGTACCATTGCCAACGCCAATCAGGGCGATATGCTGAACTTCCCGTACGGCAACAGCCCTTTCCGCTGCTGTGGTTTTTACCAGCCTTCGCAGGATCTGGCAAACTCGTATCGGACTGATGCTACCGGGTTACCTTACCTATCGGATTACAACAGCCATCCGGTAAAGAACGACCAGGGTATTTCGTCTACGCAGCCTTTTACGCCAGACGCCGGAACGTTAGACCCTCGTATCGACTGGACCATTGGTCGCCGGGGTATCCCTTACCTGGATTGGGGTAACCACCCCGGTGCCGACTGGATTCGGAGCCCAGGCCAAACCTACGCAGGTCCGTATTCGCCGAAAAAGAACATTTACATGCAGGCTACGCAGGATCAGTACGCGGACAACCACTCCTGGGCACCCGGAACGGCGATCAATCTGAACATCATTCGCTACGCGGACGTACTGCTGATGGCTGCCGAAGCCGAAGCGCAGCTCGGCAATTTCGAACAGGCACAGACCTACGTCAATCAGGTACGCGCTCGGGCCGCCAACCCGGTTAACTTTGTGTACAAGTATTCGAATGACGCGACTCCGCTGGCAGGTTATTCAACAACGCCCGCTGCCAATTATAAGATTACGGCTTATCCAGCCGGTACGTTTGCTGGATTGGGTAAAACGGGGGCGTTGAATGCGATCTACTTCGAGCGCAAACTTGAATTAGCGACAGAAGGTCACCGGTTCTTCGATTTGGTTCGCTGGGGTATCGCCGAAACCGTGTTGAATAACTACTTCAACTACGAAAGTACGATAACAACGGATATTCGGGGCGGTCATTTTACGGCTGGCAAAAACGATTACTACCCGATTCCGCAACGGCAAATCGACTTGAGTACATCGAGCGGTAAGTCGTCGCTAACCCAAAATCCGGGTTATAATTAA
- a CDS encoding FG-GAP-like repeat-containing protein, translating to MSNSSGKEPTSEGEKLAQQHCSTCHLTVAPDALDKETWLKHVLPAMAPKLGLEVWQKTQYYQPPTATISLADWTKLVAYYEKLAPEKPTQTKPPTELVNDWSIFKLVKPTEIKSELATTTMVAFDSARGTIYSSNETSSGLYQWSSSLKPALIRQLPSPAVQASFIDRPNGSHQTLLTCIGTMLAVDQARGEVLQLDLNKAATTPPVSIAQQLPRPIQSTPGDFNRDGLTDWIVCGFGHNVGGLYWLKQRPDHQFDKLVIKEVPGATQVIPGDFNKDGWLDFMALFAHADEGIWLFTNDQKGGFSERNLLRFPPVYGSTSFQLVDFNKDGKLDILYTCGDNSDYSRILKPFHGIYLFTNQGNNQYKQTYFYPINGCTKAIAADFDHDGDVDIATIAFFGDLKNKPAETFVYFEQLAPAQFRPHAVPVSQYGRWICMDANDWDHDGDIDIVLGNYSQGFLNEVGFTPNWNGYLPLIVLENKVSLSP from the coding sequence GTGTCGAACTCCTCGGGTAAGGAACCGACCAGCGAAGGTGAAAAATTAGCGCAGCAGCATTGCAGCACCTGCCATTTGACTGTTGCGCCTGATGCGCTGGATAAAGAAACATGGCTTAAACACGTATTACCGGCTATGGCCCCCAAGCTAGGATTGGAGGTATGGCAGAAAACCCAGTATTATCAGCCGCCCACTGCTACCATCTCGCTCGCCGACTGGACAAAGCTCGTTGCCTACTACGAAAAACTGGCACCCGAAAAGCCGACGCAGACTAAGCCACCTACTGAATTAGTCAACGACTGGTCTATCTTTAAACTGGTAAAACCCACCGAGATCAAAAGCGAATTAGCGACAACAACGATGGTTGCCTTTGATTCAGCCAGGGGAACAATCTACTCCAGCAACGAAACCAGCTCCGGCCTTTATCAGTGGAGTTCATCACTGAAGCCAGCGCTTATCCGGCAACTCCCCTCCCCCGCCGTTCAGGCTTCCTTTATCGACAGGCCAAACGGTTCACACCAGACACTATTGACCTGCATCGGTACCATGCTGGCCGTTGACCAAGCCCGTGGCGAAGTCTTACAGCTCGATCTGAATAAAGCCGCAACGACTCCGCCGGTTTCCATTGCCCAACAACTTCCCCGCCCCATCCAGTCAACACCGGGCGACTTCAACCGCGATGGACTGACGGACTGGATCGTTTGTGGTTTCGGGCATAACGTCGGTGGTTTGTACTGGTTAAAGCAACGGCCCGATCATCAATTCGATAAGCTTGTTATCAAAGAAGTACCGGGCGCAACGCAGGTTATTCCGGGCGATTTCAACAAAGATGGCTGGCTTGACTTTATGGCTTTGTTTGCTCACGCCGACGAAGGCATCTGGCTTTTTACAAACGACCAGAAGGGCGGTTTTTCGGAACGAAACCTGCTCCGATTTCCTCCTGTTTACGGCTCCACCAGCTTTCAACTAGTCGATTTTAATAAAGATGGAAAGCTGGATATTTTGTATACCTGTGGCGACAACAGCGACTACTCGCGTATTCTGAAACCTTTTCACGGAATTTACCTCTTCACAAATCAGGGTAACAACCAGTATAAGCAAACGTATTTTTACCCGATCAATGGCTGCACCAAAGCAATTGCCGCTGACTTCGATCACGATGGCGATGTGGATATTGCCACCATTGCCTTCTTTGGGGATCTAAAAAATAAACCGGCTGAGACCTTTGTTTATTTCGAGCAATTAGCACCTGCTCAATTCCGTCCCCATGCTGTTCCCGTAAGCCAATACGGTCGGTGGATTTGTATGGATGCCAACGATTGGGACCACGATGGCGATATAGATATAGTCCTAGGCAACTATTCGCAGGGCTTTCTCAACGAAGTAGGTTTTACGCCAAACTGGAACGGGTATCTTCCCCTGATCGTGCTGGAAAATAAAGTTTCTCTATCGCCCTAG
- a CDS encoding DnaJ C-terminal domain-containing protein produces the protein MDFIDYYSVLGVPKTASDEDIKKAYRKLARKHHPDLNPNDAEAHKKFQQINEANEVLSDPDKRKKYDQYGKDWQHAEQFEQARRGDARNQQQYRQSYAQGNAEDYDFSGGFGGSDFSDFFSSMFGQEGGSGAGRRQATFRGQDYQAELNLDLRDAYTTHKQTMTVNGKNIRITVPAGIENGQKIKLASYGAPGVNGGPNGDLYITFVIAEDSRYKRKGNDLYVNEEIDLYTALLGGDKVIETLDGKVKVPIQAETQNGTKVRLKGKGFPVYKQEGSFGDLYVQWQVKLPTNLTTEQKELIQKLASL, from the coding sequence ATGGATTTTATCGATTACTACAGCGTGCTGGGCGTACCGAAAACAGCCTCAGACGAAGACATAAAAAAAGCATACCGAAAACTTGCCCGCAAGCATCACCCGGATTTGAACCCGAACGATGCAGAAGCGCACAAGAAGTTTCAGCAGATTAACGAAGCCAACGAAGTACTAAGCGATCCGGACAAACGAAAGAAGTACGATCAATACGGTAAGGACTGGCAACACGCCGAGCAGTTCGAGCAGGCCCGGCGTGGAGACGCCCGTAATCAACAGCAGTATCGCCAGTCGTACGCACAGGGCAATGCCGAAGACTACGATTTTTCGGGTGGCTTTGGCGGATCGGACTTCTCGGATTTCTTTTCGTCAATGTTCGGTCAGGAAGGCGGTTCAGGCGCTGGTCGTCGGCAGGCGACATTTCGGGGTCAGGATTATCAGGCCGAACTCAACCTCGACCTGCGCGATGCGTACACAACGCACAAACAGACCATGACGGTTAACGGGAAAAACATCCGGATAACCGTGCCAGCAGGGATTGAAAATGGTCAGAAGATTAAGCTGGCCAGCTACGGGGCACCAGGCGTCAACGGCGGTCCAAACGGCGATCTATACATCACGTTTGTCATCGCGGAAGACAGTCGATACAAGCGCAAAGGCAACGATTTGTATGTCAACGAAGAAATCGACTTGTACACGGCGTTATTGGGTGGCGATAAAGTTATTGAAACCTTGGATGGGAAAGTGAAAGTGCCGATACAGGCCGAGACACAAAACGGGACTAAAGTACGGCTAAAAGGGAAAGGCTTTCCCGTTTACAAGCAGGAAGGCTCTTTTGGTGACCTGTACGTACAGTGGCAGGTTAAATTACCCACTAATCTGACCACCGAACAAAAAGAACTTATCCAGAAACTAGCCAGCCTGTAA
- a CDS encoding chaperone modulator CbpM, with amino-acid sequence MLPTHLISVSDFCVHHHIEVAFIDLLEQQGLVEIITVERITYVQPDQLGRLEKLVRLHQELAIHPTDLDIVSDLLERVEGLQNQITQLQNRLVFYERLTD; translated from the coding sequence ATGCTACCAACCCACTTAATCTCCGTCAGTGATTTCTGTGTGCATCATCACATCGAAGTTGCGTTTATTGACTTGCTCGAACAGCAGGGGCTTGTTGAAATTATTACTGTCGAACGTATTACCTACGTACAGCCCGACCAACTGGGTAGATTGGAAAAGCTAGTCCGGTTGCACCAGGAGCTGGCGATACACCCAACCGATCTGGACATTGTAAGTGATCTGCTGGAACGCGTGGAAGGCCTTCAGAATCAGATCACACAATTGCAGAATAGACTGGTCTTTTACGAGCGATTAACTGACTAG
- a CDS encoding GNAT family N-acetyltransferase produces MRVDPNQELTVVELNGEVVGTYPLTYIQYLTHKGRLRAQIEAVRVASFYRGKGIGRQIFECANGRAKAKGCHLVQLTTDRQRPEAITFYKSLGFVNTHYGMKLKL; encoded by the coding sequence ATCAGGGTCGACCCGAATCAGGAGTTAACCGTTGTTGAGCTAAACGGAGAGGTTGTTGGCACTTATCCTCTTACCTATATTCAATACCTAACCCATAAAGGCCGTCTACGGGCTCAGATTGAAGCAGTGCGTGTGGCATCCTTTTATCGTGGTAAGGGGATAGGCAGACAAATATTCGAGTGTGCCAATGGCCGAGCGAAAGCAAAAGGTTGTCACCTAGTCCAACTCACGACGGACAGACAACGCCCTGAAGCGATTACGTTTTACAAATCCTTAGGTTTTGTCAATACGCATTATGGAATGAAACTCAAACTTTGA